A genomic segment from Micromonospora echinaurantiaca encodes:
- the guaB gene encoding IMP dehydrogenase translates to MEISPSTDLSSGADHGELAGHLPELPAGSARVVPLGLTFDDVLLQPGESDVVPSRVNTVTKLTRNISLSIPLLSSAMDTVTEARMAIAMARQGGIGVLHRNLSVEDQALQVDLVKRSESGMITNPVTASPDDTLREVDSLCGRYRISGVPVVDGEGQLVGIVTNRDMRFVTDPATPVRDIMTRTPLVTAPVGVSKDEALALLRQHKVEKLPIVDGAGKLRGLITVKDFTKSEQYPNATKDEAGRLRVAAAIGVGEDSYKRARALVDAGVDVLIVDTAHGHQRAVLDMVRRLKKDVGVDIVGGNIATYAGARALVEAGADGVKVGVGPGAICTTRIVAGVGVPQITAIMEAARAARPAGVPVIGDGGIQYSGDIAKALVAGADTVMLGSLLAGCEESPGELIFVNGKQFKAYRGMGSLGAMQSRGQAKSYSKDRYFQQDVTSDEKLVPEGVEGQVPYRGPLARVAHQLVGGLRLAMGYAGAESIPELHSRGQLIRITAAGLKESHPHDIQMTVEAPNYHTR, encoded by the coding sequence GTGGAAATTTCGCCCAGCACCGACCTGTCGAGCGGCGCCGACCACGGCGAGCTGGCCGGTCACCTGCCGGAGCTGCCCGCCGGCTCCGCCCGGGTGGTGCCGCTCGGGCTGACCTTCGACGACGTGCTGCTGCAGCCGGGCGAGTCGGACGTGGTGCCGAGCCGGGTCAACACCGTGACGAAGCTGACCCGCAACATCAGCCTCTCCATCCCGCTGCTGTCCAGCGCGATGGACACGGTGACCGAGGCGCGGATGGCCATCGCGATGGCCCGTCAGGGCGGCATCGGTGTGCTGCACCGCAACCTGTCGGTGGAGGACCAGGCCCTGCAGGTCGACCTGGTCAAGCGCTCCGAGTCCGGCATGATCACCAACCCGGTCACCGCCAGCCCCGACGACACCCTCCGCGAGGTCGACTCGCTCTGCGGCCGGTACCGGATCTCCGGTGTGCCGGTGGTGGACGGCGAGGGCCAGCTGGTCGGCATCGTGACCAACCGGGACATGCGCTTCGTCACCGACCCGGCCACTCCGGTCCGCGACATCATGACCCGGACGCCGCTGGTCACCGCGCCGGTCGGCGTGAGCAAGGACGAGGCGCTGGCCCTGCTGCGCCAGCACAAGGTCGAGAAGCTGCCGATCGTCGACGGGGCCGGCAAGCTGCGCGGGCTGATCACCGTCAAGGACTTCACCAAGAGCGAGCAGTACCCGAACGCGACCAAGGACGAGGCCGGCCGGCTCCGCGTCGCCGCCGCGATCGGCGTCGGCGAGGACTCGTACAAGCGGGCCCGCGCGCTGGTCGACGCGGGCGTGGACGTGCTGATCGTGGACACCGCGCACGGCCACCAGCGGGCCGTGCTGGACATGGTCCGCCGGCTCAAGAAGGACGTGGGCGTCGACATCGTCGGCGGTAACATCGCCACGTACGCCGGGGCCAGGGCGCTGGTCGAGGCGGGCGCCGACGGGGTCAAGGTCGGGGTCGGCCCGGGTGCGATCTGCACCACCCGGATCGTCGCCGGCGTCGGCGTACCGCAGATCACCGCGATCATGGAGGCGGCCCGGGCCGCGCGTCCGGCCGGCGTGCCGGTGATCGGCGACGGCGGCATCCAGTACTCGGGCGACATCGCCAAGGCGCTCGTCGCCGGCGCCGACACGGTGATGCTCGGCAGCCTGCTGGCCGGCTGCGAGGAGAGCCCCGGCGAGCTGATCTTCGTCAACGGCAAGCAGTTCAAGGCGTACCGGGGGATGGGTTCGCTCGGCGCGATGCAGTCCCGGGGCCAGGCCAAGTCCTACTCGAAGGACCGCTACTTCCAGCAGGACGTGACCAGCGACGAGAAGCTGGTCCCCGAGGGCGTCGAGGGTCAGGTGCCGTACCGGGGGCCGCTGGCCCGGGTGGCCCACCAGTTGGTCGGTGGCCTGCGGCTCGCCATGGGGTACGCCGGCGCGGAGAGCATCCCCGAGCTGCACAGCCGGGGCCAGCTCATCCGGATCACCGCGGC